Part of the Rothia mucilaginosa genome, ATCGGTTCATACCGATAAGCTAACGTTTCCCTTTCGGCAATAGACGAAAGAGAGATAGGCAATGGAAGCCAAGGCATCAGCGCGTTTCGTTCGCGTTACGCCTATGAAGGCCCGCCGTGTCGTCAACCTGATCCGTGGTAAGCAGGCGGAAGAGGCTCTGGCGATTCTGAAGTTCGCCCCCCAGGCAGCTTCGGAACCGGTATACAAGATCGTTGCTTCGGCAGTAGCTAACGCTCGTCAGAAGGCAACCCAGCAGGGTCTGCCCTTCCGCGAGGAAGAGCTGTTCATCAGCGAAGCATTCGTGAACGAGGGCCCGACCATGAAGCGCATTCAGCCCCGCGCTCAGGGTCGCGCATACCGAATCAACAAGCGCACCAGCCACATCACCG contains:
- the rplV gene encoding 50S ribosomal protein L22; this translates as MEAKASARFVRVTPMKARRVVNLIRGKQAEEALAILKFAPQAASEPVYKIVASAVANARQKATQQGLPFREEELFISEAFVNEGPTMKRIQPRAQGRAYRINKRTSHITVVVATPEKEEDR